In Strigops habroptila isolate Jane chromosome 4, bStrHab1.2.pri, whole genome shotgun sequence, a single genomic region encodes these proteins:
- the RAB26 gene encoding ras-related protein Rab-26, whose translation MSRKKAARSKASGAAPSAALPPAQQGRGRAAAPRGSAPAPDLPRNGGAAAAGRPSLSSSGEFYDLAFKVMLVGDSGVGKTCLLVRFKDGAFLAGSFISTVGIDFRNKVLTVDGVKVKLQIWDTAGQERFRSVTHAYYRDAHALLLLYDVTNKASFDNIQAWLTEIHEYAQQDVVLMLLGNKVDSAQDRVVKREDGEKLAKEYGVPFMETSAKSGLNVELAFTAIAKELKHRSMKLPNEPKFKLHDYVKKEVRGSGCCRS comes from the exons ATGTCGCGGAAGAAAGCGGCTCGCAGCAAGGCGAGCGGCGCCGCGCCCTCCGCCGCGCTGCCCCCCGCACAGCagggccggggccgcgccgccgccccgcgggGCTCCGCGCCGGCACCCGACCTGCCCCGCAacggcggcgcggcggcggccgggcggcCCTCGCTCAGCAGCAGCGGCGAGTTCTACGACCTCGCGTTCAAG GTGATGCTGGTGGGCGACTCGGGGGTCGGCAAGACCTGCTTGTTGGTGCGCTTCAAGGACGGAGCTTTCCTCGCTGGCAGCTTCATTTCCACGGTTGGAATCGACTTCAGA aacAAGGTGCTGACGGTGGATGGGGTGAAGGTGAAGCTGCAG ATCTGGGACACGGCGGGGCAGGAGCGCTTCCGCAGCGTCACACACGCCTACTACCGGGATGCCCACG ccctgctcctgctctacGATGTCACCAACAAAGCATCATTTGACAACATCCAG gccTGGCTGACAGAGATCCATGAATACGCACAGCAAGACGTGGTGCTCATGCTACTGGGAAACAAG GTGGATTCGGCCCAGGACAGAGTGGTGAAGagggaagatggagaaaaattaGCCAAG GAATACGGAGTGCCCTTTATGGAGACCAGTGCAAAAAGTGGCCTCAATGTGGAGTTAGCGTTCACAGCCATTGCAAA ggaactgaagcacagatcCATGAAGCTGCCCAACGAGCCCAAATTCAAGCTCCACGACTACGTGAAGAAGGAAGTGCGAGGCTCGGGCTGCTGCAGGTCCTAA